CAGAACCTTCATTACCAAATTCACCGCTATGTACGTCTGTACCTTTTTTAAGCAGTTTAATCTTTTTGTCATCCGGTATGGTTGCAGGATCATCCGTCGGAAATGGGCTCCATAGTGAAAACAACACTCTGCGCTCTGTAGCCGAATTAACCTGGATACCGAAATAACCTTCTCCAAATCCGTTAGACATGAAATAAGAACCAATCGGATCTGAACCTACAGGCACATTGATTTCATTATAAAACCATTCTACATTATTTTTAATCGCATCAGGAATGGTATAGTTCACGTGTACCGAAGGCCCTCTGCGCCCCCAGTAAAAACGGGAATCAATGTTGTCTTTGACATAGGATACCGTATCGGTTACCGGTTTTCCGCTGATAATCAGATCGGAAACATCACCAAAATAATCACCTGTTTTACTGATCCCCTGGATATCAAATTTGATATACCCTTTGGCAGTGATATTGAAATTTCCAACTGCGACTGTATCAAATGATGAACTTGATGCTGTTTTAGTAATCGACTGTGTACCCGTTGATACTTTAAACGTACTGTTCCCTGAAGGAACTTTCATTCTTAAAGCAACTGTAATGATACCCGGCTTTTCCGTTCTGAAGTAAACACTGGTTACTGCCCCGGAATTTGTCCAGTTAGCCAGACCATTGTTGTTGATCTCTTCGCTCGCAGTGGTTTTAACCCAGGCATTTCCGCCTAAAGCAATTGCAGTTTTTGGCCCGGTCGCTACAAAATCAGTAATCTCTTTGGGTGTTTTGGCATTGTCTTCCAGGTTGTTACTACTCTTTTTACAAGAGGTTCCTATCAAAAGAGTGAGGAATGATAAGGATAGAATAATTGTTTTCATAGGTTTTTGGTTTAGGTTAAGGATTTTGAACAAGATTTGGATTTAGTACAATATCATTCTCTGGAATAAAAAAGATCACACGTGGATCCGTATAAGGAATTTGCTGTGTGGTTTGTCCAGATGCAAGGTGAGTGCCTGGATAATCTCTGTTTAATGTTCTTTTATTTCTGAAAACATCAAACTTACGCTGAGACTCAAATGCGAATTCTAATCTTCTTTCGTCCAGTATCACATCCAATACATTAGTATAACCCATCATGTTACCTGAAGAGAATAAAGCATTTCCACTTAATCCCGCGCGGCTTCTGATTACATTCACATCAACCAGTGCATCGTTTGGCCTGCCCAACTGGAAAGCACATTCTGCCCTTGTTAAGTACATCTCTGCTAATCTCAAGACTACAGGGGAACTTAAAGTTTCATAACCCTCTTGAAATGAGTATTTATTAATGAAGTATTTTGGATAACCATTTCTTTTTTGAAGAACAGGATTTCCCTGTGCATCTTTCTTAACAGTTCCGTCAGCATTTTTTTCATATTGTGGAACGACAAACGAGTTACGTAAATCTTCAGGGAATTTATTGACTAACTCTCTGTAGGATTGTGAGGCATACATTTCACCATAACCAATAGCTCCGCCCCAGTACATCGAACCAATCGCATCATCAAGGCGATCATCTTTA
The sequence above is drawn from the Pedobacter cryoconitis genome and encodes:
- a CDS encoding DUF3472 domain-containing protein; its protein translation is MKTIILSLSFLTLLIGTSCKKSSNNLEDNAKTPKEITDFVATGPKTAIALGGNAWVKTTASEEINNNGLANWTNSGAVTSVYFRTEKPGIITVALRMKVPSGNSTFKVSTGTQSITKTASSSSFDTVAVGNFNITAKGYIKFDIQGISKTGDYFGDVSDLIISGKPVTDTVSYVKDNIDSRFYWGRRGPSVHVNYTIPDAIKNNVEWFYNEINVPVGSDPIGSYFMSNGFGEGYFGIQVNSATERRVLFSLWSPFPTDDPATIPDDKKIKLLKKGTDVHSGEFGNEGSGGQSYLIYPWVAGKTYAFLTRAQPDAATNKTVYTSYFKPLDGNWTLIASFERPATNTRLKSLYSFLENFNPEMGNIERKANYGNQWAVDTNGNWTEITAMKFTGDDIANRGYRKDVGGGVNGNQFFLRNGGFFSDANTLKQLFNRPATGTAHPVIDFSKLP